The following coding sequences lie in one Caproicibacterium argilliputei genomic window:
- a CDS encoding response regulator transcription factor, whose translation MYKVLFAEDESATRSGILASIDWQSLGISEVRAEKNGALAARAAEEGFCPDILLTDIKMPRMDGIALSHRIREENPQCSILMISGYTEVDYLKSAIQLKAVNFVDKPIKLDELQEQLRRAVQEQDELREKKALFKTEIGSMLRYSGFSTQRLELILRELYPQMPRAIFCQAVLVRILTAEGGPFADAGLQGVLAAVQAALPRTGAVCISAIHKSCIQLSLFGEQQLPLQAVCDALTAALPLYSLYFCAGAVLPLHAYEQSLQQASALLQQIFYDRNKHLLTPAQSISFAESVQLPDLQPLSELLKSKERESVKKYICSLLRETIFGEKVLSPNSASELCFRILLKLLPGENTLPADNRDSAAEWMASCVFLEQMEQELLQEVDRCFDSIDREAGAPLIDRVLAYVKENYRDRELSLNSLSRHFYVSNVYLCIRFKERVGQTFVRYLTEIRVQQASRLLRDSDMKISAIAESVGFDNGSYFTKIFKREVGVTPAEYRKAAAQEA comes from the coding sequence ATGTATAAAGTGCTTTTCGCGGAGGATGAGAGCGCAACGCGCAGCGGCATCCTGGCCTCCATTGACTGGCAGTCGCTTGGCATTTCGGAAGTTCGGGCGGAAAAAAACGGGGCGCTTGCGGCTCGTGCGGCAGAAGAGGGCTTCTGCCCCGACATCCTTTTGACAGATATTAAAATGCCCCGCATGGACGGGATTGCGCTTTCTCACAGAATTCGTGAAGAGAATCCGCAGTGTTCCATTCTGATGATCAGCGGCTATACGGAAGTGGACTATCTAAAATCCGCTATTCAGCTGAAGGCGGTCAATTTTGTGGATAAACCCATTAAGCTGGATGAGCTGCAGGAGCAGCTGCGCCGCGCGGTACAGGAGCAGGACGAACTGCGCGAGAAAAAAGCGCTTTTTAAAACGGAGATCGGCTCCATGCTCCGCTACTCTGGCTTTTCCACACAGCGGCTGGAGTTGATTCTGCGGGAACTGTATCCGCAGATGCCGCGTGCGATTTTCTGCCAGGCAGTTCTGGTTCGGATTCTGACGGCAGAGGGCGGTCCGTTTGCGGATGCTGGTCTGCAAGGGGTCTTGGCGGCAGTGCAGGCGGCTCTGCCAAGAACCGGTGCCGTGTGCATTTCGGCGATTCACAAATCCTGTATCCAGCTTTCGTTGTTCGGGGAGCAGCAGCTGCCGCTGCAGGCAGTGTGTGATGCACTGACGGCGGCGCTGCCGCTGTACAGTCTGTATTTTTGCGCGGGTGCGGTTCTGCCGCTGCACGCTTATGAGCAGTCGCTGCAGCAGGCGTCTGCGCTGCTGCAGCAGATTTTTTACGACCGGAACAAACATCTGCTGACTCCCGCGCAGAGCATCAGCTTTGCCGAATCCGTGCAGCTGCCGGATTTGCAGCCGCTGTCGGAGCTGCTGAAAAGCAAGGAGAGGGAAAGTGTAAAAAAATACATATGCAGTCTGCTGCGGGAAACCATTTTCGGGGAAAAGGTTCTTTCTCCGAACAGCGCGTCTGAGCTTTGTTTTCGTATTCTGCTCAAGCTGCTGCCTGGCGAAAACACCCTGCCTGCCGACAATCGGGATTCGGCAGCGGAGTGGATGGCTTCCTGTGTCTTTTTGGAGCAGATGGAGCAGGAACTGCTGCAGGAGGTTGACCGGTGCTTCGACTCCATTGACCGGGAAGCGGGTGCCCCTCTTATTGACCGAGTGCTGGCTTATGTGAAAGAAAACTACCGGGATCGAGAGCTTTCGTTAAATTCGCTGAGCCGGCATTTTTATGTATCGAATGTGTATTTATGCATTCGTTTTAAGGAACGCGTCGGGCAGACCTTTGTGCGGTATTTAACGGAAATTCGGGTGCAGCAGGCCAGCCGGCTTCTGCGTGACAGTGACATGAAAATCAGCGCGATTGCAGAAAGCGTCGGGTTTGATAACGGAAGTTACTTTACAAAAATTTTCAAGCGCGAGGTGGGCGTAACGCCTGCAGAGTATCGGAAAGCCGCCGCACAGGAGGCGTGA
- a CDS encoding sensor histidine kinase codes for MKTKCKKHRKMRWKDDYERGKKSLRMKVFLLNLGVVLGALFLFCGIFLSVTSGSLRQESMRAVQSALDQAGVMLEEQTQAFRSSADSLCLDDSNVELLNRDNADRYRTVTNWNQDYVLLKKRISSLLFRSNISDVKIITENAVSMYDTQTVISFDRVKNTKWYKQISTSKSAYAWSSYSSLFPNAHEDADMLIFTRDLPYEYANYRTYYVGCVKKENFNGLLSAGAADSYTAYYVVNSDNEVLLSSKTDIPQADVQQMVGWVKGRYKQSEQAVSVQPLMLGSGQYFVGSQPIYNTDLKIVCACAFYAKRGDSIRGNLFSMSVVAAAVLPLVLLFSLLISRSITRPLERLQENMMIVSEGNFDVPIVAPSSDREIHALTRCFNYMLFKISDLLDKQYNYGKRIKELEVKSLQAQINPHFLYNTLDLIKWKAVKYRDSDVQNLVTALSDYYRRGLSKGADVVTLQSEIEHVTSYVYIQNMRFDDCVRLHCLVDAESRDCLLPKLTLQPLVENAITHGILETDAGCGNVLIRTFHTGAVLYIAVVDDGCGMEAEKARHILQYATSSPVTGSGYGIKNINERIRLAYGEEYGVSFISYPQRGTAAVLKLPFQRKEKSGNV; via the coding sequence ATGAAAACGAAGTGCAAAAAGCATCGGAAAATGCGGTGGAAGGATGACTATGAGCGGGGCAAAAAAAGCCTGCGCATGAAGGTGTTCCTGTTGAATCTGGGCGTCGTTTTAGGAGCACTGTTTTTGTTTTGCGGCATTTTTTTGAGCGTGACCTCTGGCAGCCTGCGGCAGGAATCCATGCGTGCGGTACAGTCGGCGCTGGACCAGGCAGGTGTCATGTTGGAAGAACAGACGCAGGCGTTCCGCAGCAGCGCAGATTCGCTTTGCCTGGATGACAGCAATGTGGAGCTGCTTAACCGCGATAACGCGGACCGCTACCGCACGGTGACGAACTGGAATCAGGACTATGTGCTGCTGAAAAAGCGGATTTCCAGCCTGCTGTTTCGCTCCAACATCAGCGATGTAAAAATCATCACCGAAAATGCGGTGTCTATGTACGACACACAGACGGTCATTTCGTTTGACCGCGTTAAAAATACCAAATGGTACAAGCAGATTTCCACGTCGAAATCCGCGTACGCATGGTCAAGCTACTCTTCACTTTTTCCAAATGCGCATGAGGATGCGGATATGCTTATCTTTACGCGGGATTTGCCATATGAATATGCCAATTACCGGACTTACTATGTTGGCTGTGTTAAAAAGGAAAACTTCAACGGACTGCTGTCTGCCGGTGCGGCAGACAGCTACACGGCTTATTATGTGGTAAATTCGGACAATGAGGTTCTGCTGAGCAGCAAAACCGACATTCCGCAGGCAGATGTGCAGCAGATGGTCGGCTGGGTGAAAGGGCGGTACAAGCAGTCCGAGCAGGCAGTTAGCGTGCAGCCGCTGATGCTCGGCAGCGGGCAGTATTTTGTCGGGTCACAGCCGATTTACAATACCGATCTGAAAATCGTGTGTGCCTGCGCCTTTTACGCGAAGCGGGGGGACAGCATTCGCGGCAATTTGTTTTCTATGAGTGTGGTGGCGGCCGCAGTTCTGCCACTGGTTTTGCTGTTTTCACTGCTGATTTCCCGCTCTATCACCCGCCCGTTGGAAAGACTGCAGGAAAACATGATGATTGTCAGTGAGGGAAATTTTGATGTGCCGATTGTGGCGCCCTCTTCTGACCGCGAAATTCATGCGCTGACGCGCTGCTTCAACTATATGCTGTTTAAGATTTCCGACCTGTTGGACAAACAATACAACTACGGCAAGCGCATTAAGGAACTGGAGGTTAAGTCGCTGCAGGCGCAGATCAATCCGCATTTCCTCTACAATACGCTGGATCTGATCAAGTGGAAAGCCGTGAAGTACCGGGACAGTGACGTGCAGAACCTGGTTACCGCGCTTTCAGATTACTATCGCCGCGGTTTGAGCAAAGGCGCCGATGTGGTGACGCTGCAGTCGGAAATCGAACACGTTACCTCGTATGTGTATATCCAGAATATGCGGTTTGACGACTGCGTCCGCCTGCACTGTCTGGTGGATGCGGAAAGCAGGGATTGTCTTCTGCCGAAGCTGACGCTGCAGCCTTTGGTGGAAAATGCCATCACCCACGGAATTTTAGAAACGGACGCGGGCTGCGGCAATGTCTTGATTCGGACGTTTCATACAGGGGCAGTGCTGTACATCGCGGTGGTGGACGATGGCTGCGGCATGGAGGCGGAAAAGGCGCGGCATATTCTGCAGTACGCGACTTCCAGTCCGGTCACCGGCTCCGGCTACGGCATTAAAAATATCAACGAGCGCATCCGGCTTGCGTATGGGGAGGAATACGGCGTTTCCTTCATCAGTTACCCACAGCGGGGAACCGCTGCTGTTTTGAAGCTTCCATTTCAAAGAAAGGAGAAGAGTGGAAATGTATAA
- a CDS encoding beta-galactosidase: METVTITVHDEQKPLQALPFGGAAPDGTQYGANTLYLTKSGKPWLPVMGEFHFSRCPQDEWRAELRKMQAGGVEVAATYVFWIHHEEKRGEWDFSGQRDLRRFLQLCRELNFPVFLRIGPWVHAEARNGGFPDWLQHDQTMHLRTNDPRYLQEVGRFYSKIGEQARGLLLKDGGPVIGVQIENEYGHCGGETGEAGMQHMRTLKEMALQAGLDVPYYTATGWGGANVVDGEMLPVQGGYADAPWEPTAQELPPSPNYLLTPSRNDALIGSDWEKAKETFTFDVENSPFLTAELGGGLQVTAKRRPLVSGTDTAALAVCKLASGANLLGYYMYHGGTNPRGKDTTLQESKATGSYTDVPVLSYDFQAPIGEYGELHASYRKLKTLHLFLREFGDLLAPAVCVFPANMVTDASDTDTLRCSLRHNRELGGGFLFVSNHQRLRRMQEHTAVFQIALNGETIRFPAMRFANHDFGIYPYHLPLGNTVLESCNAQLLCRLGEQYVFICREAPVFQFRGGSLPTLVLTPEQAENAWKFGEKLFLTPGALRREANTLRLTTERTEEVVELLPTHQAWTARFVEKQTSCEIEPASVGADCAIYRLAPHMIPDIHCPDGFLRLSFAGSRAELYNKDGQLAADWFATGKPWRVSLRRLGFPAELTLKIYRETEPVYYELPQDSEPRLRRADVIPVYSTLLPADWVGGGL; this comes from the coding sequence ATGGAAACTGTAACGATTACGGTACATGATGAACAAAAGCCGCTGCAGGCGCTGCCCTTCGGCGGCGCAGCGCCGGACGGCACACAGTACGGCGCCAATACGCTTTACCTGACAAAAAGCGGGAAGCCATGGCTGCCGGTCATGGGGGAGTTTCACTTTTCACGCTGCCCGCAGGACGAGTGGCGTGCCGAGCTTCGCAAGATGCAGGCGGGCGGCGTGGAAGTGGCTGCCACTTATGTTTTCTGGATTCATCACGAAGAAAAGCGCGGCGAGTGGGACTTTTCCGGCCAGCGGGATTTGCGGCGCTTCCTGCAGCTCTGCCGGGAACTGAACTTTCCGGTTTTTCTGCGCATTGGCCCCTGGGTGCACGCGGAAGCGCGCAATGGTGGTTTTCCGGACTGGCTGCAGCACGACCAAACGATGCACCTGCGCACCAATGATCCGCGCTATCTACAGGAAGTCGGGCGCTTTTACAGCAAAATCGGCGAGCAAGCGCGCGGACTGCTGCTGAAAGACGGCGGGCCGGTAATCGGCGTGCAGATTGAAAATGAGTACGGCCACTGCGGCGGAGAAACCGGAGAAGCTGGTATGCAGCATATGCGTACCTTAAAAGAAATGGCGCTGCAGGCAGGTCTGGATGTGCCGTATTACACCGCGACCGGCTGGGGCGGTGCCAATGTGGTGGATGGCGAAATGCTGCCGGTGCAGGGCGGGTACGCGGACGCGCCGTGGGAACCAACGGCGCAAGAACTGCCGCCAAGCCCGAATTACCTGCTGACGCCAAGTCGGAATGATGCTTTGATTGGAAGCGACTGGGAGAAAGCCAAGGAGACCTTTACGTTTGATGTGGAAAATTCACCGTTTCTCACAGCGGAGCTTGGCGGTGGGCTGCAGGTGACCGCAAAGCGCCGCCCGCTGGTTTCCGGTACGGACACGGCTGCGCTGGCAGTTTGCAAGCTGGCGTCTGGCGCCAATCTGCTGGGCTATTATATGTACCACGGCGGCACCAATCCGCGCGGAAAGGATACCACCCTGCAGGAGTCCAAGGCTACCGGCTCTTACACGGACGTGCCAGTGCTGTCTTATGATTTTCAGGCGCCAATTGGGGAGTACGGTGAATTGCACGCCAGCTACCGAAAACTAAAAACCCTGCATCTGTTTTTGCGGGAATTCGGCGATTTGCTTGCACCGGCGGTGTGCGTGTTTCCGGCGAATATGGTGACGGATGCGTCCGACACGGACACACTACGCTGCTCCCTGCGGCACAACCGCGAATTGGGCGGAGGGTTTCTATTTGTCAGCAATCATCAACGCCTGCGCCGGATGCAGGAGCACACGGCAGTGTTTCAGATTGCACTGAACGGAGAAACCATTCGCTTTCCGGCAATGCGGTTTGCCAACCATGATTTCGGAATTTATCCGTATCACCTGCCGTTGGGAAATACGGTGTTGGAATCCTGCAATGCGCAGCTGCTGTGCCGTCTGGGAGAGCAGTATGTGTTTATCTGTCGGGAAGCGCCGGTTTTTCAATTCCGTGGCGGCAGCCTGCCCACTCTGGTGCTCACGCCGGAGCAGGCTGAAAATGCGTGGAAGTTTGGCGAAAAGCTATTTTTGACGCCGGGCGCCCTGCGGCGGGAAGCAAACACTCTGCGCCTGACAACGGAACGCACGGAAGAGGTGGTAGAACTGCTGCCGACGCATCAGGCGTGGACGGCAAGATTCGTAGAAAAACAGACATCCTGTGAGATTGAACCGGCTTCTGTGGGTGCGGACTGCGCGATATACAGGCTGGCACCGCATATGATACCGGACATTCACTGCCCGGACGGCTTTTTGCGTTTGTCATTTGCAGGAAGCCGTGCAGAACTGTATAATAAAGATGGACAGCTCGCGGCAGACTGGTTCGCTACCGGCAAACCGTGGCGCGTCAGCCTGCGGAGACTGGGTTTTCCCGCAGAACTGACGCTGAAAATTTACCGGGAAACAGAACCGGTTTATTATGAATTGCCGCAGGATTCGGAGCCGCGGCTGCGCCGGGCAGATGTGATTCCGGTTTACAGTACACTGCTGCCGGCAGACTGGGTTGGGGGCGGCTTGTGA
- a CDS encoding DUF3502 domain-containing protein — protein sequence MKNRKVQRLLAGGVAAAMLMTSAAGCGNSSSSSSGGDTPTASTTASATSSKVDTSKEVKLKMYLLGDKPADFDKVYAEINKELKAKINATVDVSFLSWAEHDQKYSLLFSSGEDFDLIFTAAGWAHYETTASKKGFYKLTDDFLNTYAPDVKKVVPEEAWKQATINGGVYMVPNYNIEFGQECVAVRGDLMKKYGFKDITSTKDLESFCDKVAKNEKNITPFGAQGKALQYTYLLNRNHWKEITGTPLTLFAFQNNDLNNTKVISVAETQQFRQYAKEMKTMQQKGYWSKDALSTKDTRSDAFLQGKAACMVWNVGSCASYSEQANKDHPDWNCNVYDLFPNDKKTINVYTNNGIAINARSKNPERAMMAIDQFMTNKKIYDLAAYGIEGEHYKAVGDKKYVTGPKADRYPANTACNWGWNNENLTRSYDLTNADPARIKAQNLTDAWKKSPAEAHPLLSFSFSEDKVKTQVSVMNTLISQYMDPICCGLVDDPDKAVDEFVAKLKQAGLDQVKAEIQRQADERVAELKKA from the coding sequence ATGAAAAACAGGAAAGTACAGCGCTTGCTGGCGGGTGGTGTGGCAGCAGCCATGCTGATGACCAGCGCCGCGGGCTGCGGCAACAGTTCGTCCAGCAGCAGCGGCGGAGACACCCCGACCGCCAGCACCACTGCCTCTGCAACATCGAGCAAGGTGGACACCAGCAAGGAAGTCAAGCTGAAAATGTACCTGCTGGGTGACAAACCCGCTGATTTTGACAAGGTCTATGCGGAAATCAACAAGGAACTGAAGGCAAAAATCAATGCAACTGTGGATGTCAGCTTCCTGTCATGGGCGGAGCATGACCAGAAGTATTCCCTGCTGTTCTCTTCCGGTGAAGATTTTGATTTAATTTTCACCGCGGCAGGTTGGGCACACTACGAAACCACTGCCAGCAAGAAGGGATTCTATAAGCTTACGGACGACTTCCTGAACACCTATGCACCGGATGTGAAAAAGGTGGTGCCGGAAGAAGCCTGGAAGCAGGCAACCATTAATGGCGGTGTGTATATGGTGCCAAATTATAACATCGAGTTCGGGCAGGAGTGCGTTGCGGTGCGCGGCGACCTGATGAAGAAATACGGCTTCAAAGACATTACCAGTACAAAAGATTTGGAAAGTTTCTGCGACAAGGTTGCCAAGAACGAAAAGAACATTACCCCCTTTGGCGCACAGGGCAAGGCACTGCAGTACACCTACCTGCTGAACCGCAACCATTGGAAAGAAATCACCGGCACGCCGCTGACACTCTTTGCGTTCCAGAATAATGACTTGAACAACACAAAGGTCATTTCTGTTGCGGAAACCCAGCAGTTCCGCCAGTATGCCAAGGAAATGAAAACCATGCAGCAGAAGGGCTACTGGTCCAAGGATGCGCTTTCCACCAAAGACACCCGCAGTGATGCATTCCTGCAGGGCAAAGCTGCCTGCATGGTTTGGAACGTTGGCAGCTGCGCGAGCTACAGTGAGCAGGCAAACAAAGACCATCCGGACTGGAACTGCAACGTTTATGATTTGTTCCCCAACGACAAAAAGACTATCAATGTGTACACCAACAATGGCATTGCAATCAACGCCCGCAGCAAAAATCCGGAGCGCGCCATGATGGCAATTGACCAGTTTATGACCAACAAGAAGATTTATGACCTGGCAGCTTATGGTATTGAGGGTGAGCACTACAAAGCGGTTGGCGACAAGAAGTATGTTACCGGCCCGAAGGCAGACAGATATCCGGCCAATACAGCTTGCAACTGGGGCTGGAACAACGAAAACCTGACCCGTTCCTATGACCTGACCAATGCGGACCCTGCCCGTATTAAGGCACAGAATCTGACGGATGCATGGAAAAAATCGCCGGCAGAGGCGCATCCGCTGCTTTCCTTCTCCTTCTCTGAAGACAAAGTAAAAACACAGGTTTCGGTTATGAATACCTTGATTTCACAGTATATGGACCCGATTTGCTGCGGTCTGGTGGATGATCCGGACAAAGCGGTTGATGAGTTTGTAGCGAAGCTCAAGCAGGCCGGGCTGGACCAAGTAAAGGCTGAAATTCAGCGGCAGGCAGACGAGCGTGTCGCAGAACTGAAAAAAGCGTAA
- a CDS encoding carbohydrate ABC transporter permease, giving the protein MIVQKRKDVRVLNVIAYVVTALVALTCLIPFLMVLAASFSNEQDILNNGFSLLPQGFTVDAYKTVFKEPVVIFRAYGVTIFVTLFGTALGLFLTAMTAYVLQRKDFPWRNKFSFFFYFTSIFSGGLVPYYILMINGLKLQNSYLALILPLLFNVFNLLLMKSYLSGIPMALTEAARIDGCGDFTIFIRIILPMAKPALATVGLFMALAYWNDWYNAMLYVNDEKMFPLQYFLYQKVNNIEAYKRVIAQQGGSAAGAISMPTQSLKMALTVVVTGPIVLAYPFVQKYFVQGITVGAVKG; this is encoded by the coding sequence ATGATTGTGCAAAAACGCAAAGATGTACGGGTTCTGAACGTCATCGCTTATGTGGTGACCGCACTGGTGGCGCTGACCTGCTTGATTCCGTTCCTGATGGTGCTGGCGGCTTCGTTTTCCAATGAACAGGACATTTTAAATAACGGCTTTTCCCTGCTGCCGCAGGGCTTTACGGTGGACGCTTACAAAACGGTATTTAAAGAGCCGGTCGTTATTTTCCGGGCTTACGGGGTTACCATTTTTGTGACACTGTTTGGTACCGCGTTGGGGCTGTTCCTGACGGCTATGACAGCCTATGTGCTGCAGCGAAAAGATTTTCCGTGGAGAAATAAGTTCTCTTTCTTCTTCTATTTCACTTCGATTTTCAGCGGCGGCTTGGTTCCGTACTACATTTTAATGATTAACGGCTTAAAGCTGCAAAACTCTTACCTGGCGTTGATTCTGCCGCTGCTGTTCAATGTGTTTAATCTGCTGCTAATGAAGAGTTACCTCAGCGGCATTCCCATGGCGCTGACCGAGGCGGCACGTATCGACGGCTGCGGTGACTTTACCATTTTTATCCGCATCATACTGCCGATGGCAAAGCCGGCGCTGGCAACTGTTGGCTTGTTTATGGCATTGGCTTACTGGAACGACTGGTACAATGCAATGCTGTATGTGAACGATGAGAAAATGTTCCCACTGCAGTATTTCCTGTATCAGAAGGTCAACAACATCGAGGCATACAAGCGCGTCATCGCGCAGCAGGGCGGCAGCGCGGCAGGCGCGATTTCCATGCCAACGCAGTCCCTGAAGATGGCGCTGACCGTGGTTGTGACCGGCCCGATTGTTCTGGCATATCCGTTCGTGCAGAAGTATTTTGTACAGGGGATTACGGTCGGCGCTGTCAAAGGCTGA
- a CDS encoding ABC transporter permease — translation MKRTFFQNVSKYKVLLLMLLPATIYVLIFSYLPMGGIILAFKNYNYADGIFGSPWCGLDNFNFFFSSGQAFKVTRNTLVYNLLFIAINLVMQVGVAVLLSELRGKYYKKFAQSVMFLPYFISWVIVSVIAFNFFSYDYGAINKLLTAMGKSRVDFYQTTWVWMPILIFFNTWKNIGYGTVMYLAAIMGIDTSTYEAADIDGANVFQRIFHITIPALMPTIVILLLLSVGGIFRGNFDMFYQLVGSNGNLYDTTDVIDTFTFRALISNNDVGMAAASGLYQSVFCLVAILITNYCVKRYDPDYSLF, via the coding sequence GTGAAAAGAACTTTTTTCCAAAACGTATCAAAGTATAAAGTGCTGCTGCTGATGCTGCTGCCGGCAACCATTTATGTACTGATTTTTTCGTATCTGCCGATGGGCGGCATTATTCTGGCGTTTAAAAATTACAACTATGCGGACGGCATTTTCGGCAGTCCCTGGTGCGGACTGGACAACTTTAACTTTTTCTTCTCGTCCGGGCAGGCGTTTAAGGTGACCCGCAACACCTTAGTTTACAACCTGCTGTTCATTGCTATCAACCTGGTCATGCAGGTTGGCGTGGCAGTTCTGCTGTCGGAGCTGCGCGGCAAGTATTACAAGAAATTCGCGCAGTCGGTCATGTTCCTGCCGTACTTCATCTCCTGGGTGATTGTTTCTGTCATTGCGTTTAACTTTTTCAGCTATGACTACGGCGCCATTAACAAACTGCTGACAGCCATGGGCAAGTCGCGCGTTGATTTTTACCAAACGACATGGGTGTGGATGCCAATCCTGATCTTTTTCAACACCTGGAAAAACATCGGCTATGGTACGGTGATGTACCTGGCGGCAATCATGGGCATTGACACCTCAACTTATGAGGCGGCGGATATTGACGGCGCCAATGTTTTTCAGCGCATTTTCCATATTACCATTCCAGCTTTGATGCCGACCATCGTCATCCTGCTGCTTCTGTCTGTCGGCGGTATTTTCCGCGGCAACTTCGATATGTTCTATCAGTTGGTGGGCAGTAACGGCAATCTGTATGATACAACGGATGTAATTGATACCTTTACTTTCCGTGCGCTGATTTCCAACAACGATGTCGGCATGGCGGCGGCGTCCGGACTGTACCAGTCGGTATTCTGTCTGGTGGCGATTTTAATCACGAACTACTGTGTGAAGCGGTATGACCCGGATTACTCCCTGTTTTAA
- a CDS encoding DUF4240 domain-containing protein, translating to MCDTALKAVTPNAKDFYESEYFSTDDFLYCRCVMLINGRTYYNAVLNKMKKLRKNMACESLLYAPAKALKGYQ from the coding sequence ATATGCGATACAGCTTTAAAAGCAGTAACGCCAAATGCCAAGGATTTTTATGAATCGGAATATTTTTCGACAGATGATTTTCTTTATTGCAGATGTGTTATGTTAATCAATGGCAGAACTTATTATAATGCAGTATTGAATAAAATGAAGAAACTTCGTAAGAATATGGCGTGTGAATCTTTGTTGTATGCCCCTGCGAAAGCATTAAAAGGATACCAGTAA
- a CDS encoding DUF4274 domain-containing protein, with translation MLGVCHQHGIGTAQDKAKAVAAYRTGADRGDAACQYGLGMLFCNGEDEEVRYAVSCFEQAAEQGYRLAQYELANLYWCGRSVKKDRRRAMELYRHSAEQGYGLSMCALGEAYLEEQDYAQAVLWLEKAAEKKEPKVYYLLGICYENGYGVEQDVRRACELYSLAGNDAQARKAMLRLAESGNAFAQLKLGISLFHSDAEGEEEEQENRKAAVWLQKAAEQGDAEAQYRLGRLHYETGREPDSLQTAVQWFEKSAEQNYLDGLRHLAFCYAFGDGVKSSKSKSQELYRRAFPICLELAEQGDSSAIALMAKSYWLGQGVKRDFTLAVHWYEKSAEFGDLEAMCRLGEFYERGQGVPKDAAAAAEWYRKASNHGSPYGLYKLAFFYEKGCGVEQDMEKAYALYCTAADWGSGDAREALGRRFGHKPQWKILAEKQEKGSRLLSDEEEYREYSRRLERYNWDDGFAFPRSLLDDSGCDLALALKIFYLADGYGYLHRFLGREPTGSEQWMVFMKDLYTKISERHFQDTEILFPGEVHSFAIPLSKVQCFRLHKAGVPAVFLENL, from the coding sequence ATGCTGGGCGTATGCCATCAGCATGGGATTGGCACCGCGCAGGACAAAGCCAAAGCCGTTGCGGCTTACCGCACTGGGGCGGACAGGGGTGACGCAGCATGCCAGTACGGCCTTGGCATGCTGTTTTGCAACGGTGAAGATGAAGAGGTGCGCTATGCGGTAAGCTGCTTTGAACAAGCGGCGGAGCAGGGATACCGTCTGGCGCAATACGAGCTGGCAAACCTTTACTGGTGCGGAAGGAGTGTGAAAAAAGACCGGCGGAGGGCGATGGAGCTGTACCGGCATTCGGCGGAGCAGGGCTACGGACTTTCCATGTGTGCGCTGGGAGAGGCCTATCTGGAAGAACAGGATTATGCGCAAGCGGTTTTGTGGCTGGAGAAGGCTGCCGAAAAGAAGGAACCCAAGGTTTATTATTTGTTGGGCATCTGTTATGAAAACGGGTATGGCGTGGAGCAGGATGTGCGCCGGGCCTGCGAGCTTTACAGTCTTGCCGGCAACGATGCGCAAGCCAGAAAAGCAATGCTTCGTCTTGCGGAAAGCGGGAACGCCTTTGCACAGCTGAAGCTGGGAATTTCTCTTTTTCACAGCGATGCGGAAGGCGAAGAAGAGGAGCAGGAAAACCGGAAAGCCGCTGTGTGGCTGCAAAAGGCGGCGGAGCAGGGAGATGCGGAAGCACAGTACCGGCTGGGTCGTCTGCATTACGAAACAGGCAGGGAACCTGACAGCCTGCAAACGGCGGTGCAGTGGTTTGAAAAATCCGCCGAACAGAATTACTTAGATGGGCTTCGGCATTTGGCCTTTTGTTATGCATTTGGGGATGGAGTGAAAAGCAGTAAAAGCAAATCACAGGAGCTTTATCGCCGTGCATTCCCCATTTGTTTGGAACTGGCCGAACAAGGCGACTCGTCAGCAATTGCTTTGATGGCAAAATCTTATTGGCTGGGCCAAGGTGTAAAACGCGATTTCACCTTGGCTGTACACTGGTATGAAAAATCCGCCGAATTCGGTGATTTAGAGGCGATGTGCCGTCTAGGCGAGTTTTATGAAAGAGGGCAGGGCGTGCCTAAGGACGCTGCGGCGGCCGCAGAGTGGTACCGCAAGGCCTCCAATCACGGCAGTCCATACGGACTATACAAGCTTGCATTTTTTTACGAAAAGGGCTGCGGCGTTGAACAAGATATGGAAAAGGCCTATGCTCTCTATTGCACTGCTGCCGATTGGGGCAGCGGTGATGCGAGGGAAGCGCTGGGACGACGGTTCGGGCACAAGCCGCAGTGGAAGATACTGGCGGAGAAACAGGAGAAAGGTTCCCGTCTGTTGTCCGACGAGGAGGAGTACCGGGAGTACAGCCGCCGACTGGAGCGCTACAACTGGGACGATGGCTTTGCCTTTCCTCGGTCGTTGCTGGATGATTCCGGCTGTGACCTTGCGCTTGCGTTGAAGATTTTCTATCTTGCGGACGGCTACGGCTATTTGCATCGGTTTTTAGGTCGGGAGCCGACCGGCTCCGAGCAATGGATGGTATTTATGAAAGACCTGTACACGAAAATTTCAGAGCGCCATTTTCAGGATACAGAAATCCTCTTTCCCGGGGAAGTACACTCGTTTGCAATTCCCCTTTCTAAGGTTCAATGTTTCCGTTTGCATAAGGCAGGTGTTCCTGCAGTGTTTCTGGAGAATTTATAA